A section of the Phaseolus vulgaris cultivar G19833 chromosome 8, P. vulgaris v2.0, whole genome shotgun sequence genome encodes:
- the LOC137826270 gene encoding BAG family molecular chaperone regulator 2-like — protein MIKLRLMRFSRISSKLGNGNKATPPREKDCRGTAEIQWELRPGGMLVQKRESNISAGEGFITITVSTVSQSHEISIEATSTFGELKMILSVVTSFEPREQRLLFKGKERDDDEYLHMVGVREKDKVVLLEDPAIKEKKMIITNPTPTITV, from the exons ATGATTAAGTTGAGGTTAATGAGGTTCAGCCGAATCAGCTCAAAGCTTGGAAATGGGAACAAAGCAACACCACCCAGAGAAAAAGATTGCAGAGGCACTGCTGAAATCCAATGGGAACTTAGGCCTGGTGGCATGCTTGTTCAGAAGAGAGAGAGTAACATAAGTGCAGGGGAGGGATTCATCACAATTACGGTGTCAACTGTTTCACAGTCACACGAAATTTCTATTGAGGCCACATCGACTTTTG GAGAGTTGAAAATGATCCTGTCAGTGGTCACAAGTTTTGAGCCCCGAGAGCAAAGGCTTCTCTTCAAGGGAAAAGAGAGAGATGACGATGAATATCTACATATGGTTGGGGTTAGAGAGAAGGACAAGGTTGTTCTATTGGAGGATCCAGCTATAAAGGAGAAAAAAATGATTATCACCAATCCAACTCCTACCATCACTGTATGA